The DNA sequence AAATAAGTAAGGAGATTTTTTTGCCTCACCTGGCCAATCAGAGGGATGTCCAGTTGAGCAAAAGGAGATATCACTTCCACTTCTGCATTTGCTTCCTCCCATGTTTCCCTGATTGCCCCTTCTGCAGCTGATTCCCCAATTTCCATGTAACCTGCAGGAAGAGTCCTATTTGACAAAAAGCACGATCAATTATAGCAAATATCAAGAACAGTAGAAGCTATATAGAACAAAAGAAATCTATGACCTGAAGgcgtttaaatttttttcccccttccagGTAAAGTTATGTTGGTTAACTCTTTCAAATAAAAACTTCATTCATACATACATACCAAAGATCATATGATGGTTGAATCTTCCTCTTGCAAAGTAGGACCTTGTTATCATGCTCGATTAGACAACCCACAACCTATTAGTATCAGTTTTACAAACATTGAACGAATTGACATCAGCAAAAAATGGAATTAGACCAGATATAGATGACATTTCATCAGAGCCttgaatcaaaatgaaaaagctATATCTATACGGTATCAATCGATCCTTTTTCCCATATTTCTAAACTCAACAATAGAATATCTTGATCATCCACGTTTTACCATTTTTGGGTTCTGGTATGCAATTTTCCCACAAACTGTACAAATAGCTCTTATCTTCTCCTCTCCGTCAGGTATTTCATGCTTTGTTGCGCCCCCACACCACTGACAAAAGTTGATCTTGCGAGCATTACCCTGCATGACAATAAAAATGCACGGAATTTTAAGCTTATCCCGTAACTGAAACTAAAATAAGTGACTTCAGAGTTATGAATTTTGATGCGCATTAtacaagggggaaaaaaaacctTTTGAAAAATACACATGTCATGGTAAAGCTTATGTACCACGAGTTAATAAGAGCTTGTTGGGCCACCGTAAAACAGAGATGTTGCCTTTATAAACTACTCAGATTCTGGTCTTTAACCTCCATTATAGTGTCAGAGCCTCAATCTATGATAGTACTATGTAAGCTACCTTagttttttcctccttttttcttcttttgggaGGCCGGGTTTTATCTAAACAAAAGTGAAAACAGTTACCATGTATTCAtattttgtctattttttaACCTTCGTAAATCAGAATGCCAATCCGTTCGACTGAGAAAAATGTGCACAAATAAATATCCACTCAAAAAGGGAAGGAAGCTTAAGCCTGGAGACTCTAGTTAAGAGCTTAACCAAATTTAGTAATCATCAAATACTGACAGagataaaactaaaaaacatcTCTATAATGACAATGCAACTTAGTTATCGCCCATTACACGAATTCAACCAGGTTCAAacagcaggaaaaaaaaaaaaaaaaatctttagaaATCATCAAGAAGCCCAAACTCATTCTGTTCTCCAACCAAATCTGCCTAAATTATGGATTAGATGAGAGATATAAGTTAGTAAAATCTAAGATAATGAACCCATTTCCCCATATCAACAATTAAATTCGAATTATAAATTACCCACGAATTAAAATTGATATGTGCTAGAAACTTCAAATCAAATCcatcaaaaaattcaaaataaaagggGTCGCCAGAGAGACGCACAGCTGACTGCACCGCAACTGACGATGATGACGATGAAGTGCCACCTGGGTTTGACTCAGAACGAACTGAGGAGGGAAATACGCTGGAACAATGAGTTCGGCTAGTTGAAGAAGACATGGGCAAGAACGACGATGAAGTACTAGTTGTGGCTACTCCTCTTAAACAAGAACGCGATGGTGAAGTAGATGACAAGGGCTTGATGGAGATTGCTACGAAGGAAAACCCAGCACTTGTATGGCGTTTCCAATGATGCGAAACGAATCCTGAAGAAGAACCCAGAATCTGAATAGCCTTTAGCAttctatatctttttttttttttttttccccccaaataGCCAGAATAGCCGTACCAAGATTGAAATTCAGAGCGCTGGGAACGATTCGGGTTTTGGTATCGTCGGCTTCCAACGCAAACCCATCATCGTCCCGCGTCAACTCGGCCAATCTACGCCACTTCCTGGTTGGAGTCTGACTCGCTCACAATCACCCACATCATTTTAAGAACTTTACGttgaaatttttgatttttgatttttgatcgGGAATTTTTCAGATTTGGTAATCTTCCAAAACCGTTGATCATGCCACGTGAGCTCGTCCATGTATCCTCTATCCAATCTCTTATCAGTTAGTTGTcgtttttctaattaaaaatatatgtataaatccACAAAtccttttcttaaattttataaattgctAAATGAATTTGTGTTCCaccaaacaaaaattgaatccaaattaatttgtaaattaagaaataaaaaaataaaataaaaagaaagagtaagCATATCTTAAAGTTCGatcaatgaaaaaataataataataaataaatgaaatatataaaagagagaATAATAGAGGTTGGATAAAGAATGGTTGTGTTTCACTTACTAGTTAATAAATCAGAAGCAATACATCATATCCTCCCACTCATCCAATAATGCAAAATGGATAAGTATTGTGGAAATTGCCTTTGTTGAAAAACCACAGTGACAAATTCATGGTTTCTCAAAATTCTCAAACTTCTCAAAATTCTCAAACTACAAATTTGATacaatttttatga is a window from the Ziziphus jujuba cultivar Dongzao chromosome 11, ASM3175591v1 genome containing:
- the LOC107409700 gene encoding nudix hydrolase 23, chloroplastic isoform X2 produces the protein MLKAIQILGSSSGFVSHHWKRHTSAGFSFVAISIKPLSSTSPSRSCLRGVATTSTSSSFLPMSSSTSRTHCSSVFPSSVRSESNPGGTSSSSSSVAVQSAGNARKINFCQWCGGATKHEIPDGEEKIRAICTVCGKIAYQNPKMVVGCLIEHDNKVLLCKRKIQPSYDLWTLPAGYMEIGESAAEGAIRETWEEANAEVEVISPFAQLDIPLIGQTYIIFLAKLKKPNFSPGPESSECQLFALDDIPINSLAFSSMLVSLNLYVEDVKAGRFKFHYGTINKRRKPVFESLN
- the LOC107409700 gene encoding nudix hydrolase 23, chloroplastic isoform X1, with the translated sequence MLKAIQILGSSSGFVSHHWKRHTSAGFSFVAISIKPLSSTSPSRSCLRGVATTSTSSSFLPMSSSTSRTHCSSVFPSSVRSESNPGGTSSSSSSVAVQSAGNARKINFCQWCGGATKHEIPDGEEKIRAICTVCGKIAYQNPKMVVGCLIEHDNKVLLCKRKIQPSYDLWTLPAGYMEIGESAAEGAIRETWEEANAEVEVISPFAQLDIPLIGQTYIIFLAKLKKPNFSPGPESSECQLFALDDIPINSLAFSSMLVSLNLYVEDVKAGRFKFHYGTINKRPGTSPSDIHAFTLDYHMQL
- the LOC107409700 gene encoding nudix hydrolase 23, chloroplastic isoform X3 — translated: MLKAIQILGSSSGFVSHHWKRHTSAGFSFVAISIKPLSSTSPSRSCLRGVATTSTSSSFLPMSSSTSRTHCSSVFPSSVRSESNPGGTSSSSSSVAVQSAGNARKINFCQWCGGATKHEIPDGEEKIRAICTVCGKIAYQNPKMVVGCLIEHDNKVLLCKRKIQPSYDLWTLPAGYMEIGESAAEGAIRETWEEANAEVEVISPFAQLDIPLIGQYVEDVKAGRFKFHYGTINKRPGTSPSDIHAFTLDYHMQL
- the LOC107409700 gene encoding nudix hydrolase 23, chloroplastic isoform X4; this translates as MLKAIQILGSSSGFVSHHWKRHTSAGFSFVAISIKPLSSTSPSRSCLRGVATTSTSSSFLPMSSSTSRTHCSSVFPSSVRSESNPGGTSSSSSSVAVQSAGNARKINFCQWCGGATKHEIPDGEEKIRAICTVCGKIAYQNPKMVVGCLIEHDNKVLLCKRKIQPSYDLWTLPAGYMEIGESAAEGAIRETWEEANAEVEVISPFAQLDIPLIGQYVEDVKAGRFKFHYGTINKRRKPVFESLN